In the Glycine max cultivar Williams 82 chromosome 19, Glycine_max_v4.0, whole genome shotgun sequence genome, ATTTTATgttctattttatttactatGTGTATTTTCCTTCTATTAGTGAATATTCGTGTTTTGTGCATATTAATTGTCCCAATTGAGCCAGCTAACTTTGAGCGATGAGATGAGTCTATAATGATATAAATGTGTTCCTCGGAGGATGATAAATCCATTCATGAAGATTGGTATCATTTTCATGACCTAGTTAGCTTCTCCTACGCAATGTTTGgttaagatgaaaaaaaaaacatttttttgtttgattaaaaaaaaattaaattataattttgatcttcctataattataaatttatgattttgatcctcttttttttgtgattttaggactattttagaaaatttgtaattttgatttaatcttcaattttgcatgttttttcttcttttattttggcCTTATTGACCCctagatttaaattattttataaagatatcataaaaaattaatttagttaattaaaataaaaaacaaatatatgaaaaaaaattaaaaattgaattaaaattgtgaatttttaaaataagaaatcaaaattgtgaaaaaaaatataaacatcaaAATTGTGAATTAAGAATTATAGGAAGACCAAAATTAGAATTTAGACTGAAAAgagaaatgaattttaaaactaaaatttcattttttaaaaatttaatttcttttatctttttttttctccattcaAACAAAGGGCCAGAGTGTGGTGGAAAATCACTTCCCAAACTCTGCTTTTCCAGTGAAGATTTAGGATCAAAGACATTGCAAGCTGCTAActattattttgtataaataaactaatcatttaataataactTATGTTAACTTGTCACATGATTACATTGACGATTATTTTGAGTTCATGAAATAATAGTTGTTTAAAGTGGGAGGACAGAATCTGCATGATTTGCAATTTAAAATAGAACTGCATGTGGTGCCGAATGATTGACACTCTTTAAACTGGCtttgttttaatattaaaaaataattctcattttttaatgaaagaacATACGCTATAATGTAAATAAACGGTGAAGATTAATTtgaacatatattttaattatatgtaataaTTCAAAACTAATTCTTACCAACTTAATAAATGGGtacttaccaaaaaaaaaaaggagtccAATATCTTTTCTAGATTTTCTTAGGGAGAGAACAAACAGTTCCAAAGATCGAGATCGTCTGCACTTGTTTTTAAATTGCTTTCAATCgtaattcataataaatgttCATGTTAATAATTAAGTCATTATGTTTCTGAATTAAACATCTTTTTCGTTCCCATTACATTTTCACTGTCATTTTTTCCTAACGTGGAAGATGAGAGAACAAGATAGTGGTGAAATAAGGATGCATTTGATTTAGAGGATGAGAATAGAAAGAtggaaccaaaaataaaaagaaaaatctttgaattaaacatttaaaatagaataaaagatGTGGatcccattaaaaaaaatataaaatttttctcCTTCATTCCAAACACATCCTGTAGGTCATGCAATCAAACAAGTTAGAAACATAATTAAgcaaataatgatattttttatgaaattattttaatctaatttcctttttatttaatcCCTAATATTAACACCTTTGGATGCAAATCTAAAGTTTGATCACCAAACATACAAAAACTGATTCATTTTCAGAGCCACACTTTACACTTAGAGAGGTGGCTCAATTTTTGTATACTGTATCTTGTTAGCTTCATCCAGAATTATGAAACAAATATACCTTATTTGCAAGCTTGCATCCTTCGCAAGCAAAAGGAAGGATGAAATGGCAACAAAGCATCTAAGTATAACGTGTCCAATGTTTTCAAGCAACATTTTTCCTTGTTTCCGACAATTAGAGCAATCACACGGAACACATATTTTCACTGACAAGATAACTTCAATCCATGGTTTTCGTAATTACAGTACAGTAGAGATGGGGACAACTGCTAAGCACAACTAAAACTCGCTAAACCAAAATTGTGACCGAATAATTATCCAAAAATTGAATAATGGTCTAAAATGAACTGTTACAGATGATGAGAATGCATGGCTAAATCTTCCTGGAGAGGCGAAAATTGGCACTCTTCGCTAGGACAGGTGAATACAGAAATGTCCAAAATTTCAGAACAGGAAGGCTCATTACATTATTCTTCCAAGGTGGGGAAATAATACAGAAACAAGCACGCCAACGCATATGGCTGCTAAATAGGGATTTTTCATGCCCTCAAAATTGAGATGGTACACATTTGCCTAATTCATTATATCCAGACCTGTTCTCTCCCATATTCTCTTACAATCACAGGCACACTTGTGGGGGGAACCTGAAAATGTAAAAATGTTAAACAAAACATCTTGGTTTTTGTAAACCATCATGATCTAAATAATGCAATGCCctttgataatttataaaaacaaaagcaagTTATTGTGTATCACTTGGACAAGGGGACTCTATTGTTAGTTTTTACCAGCATTAAACTAGTTTAGAGGATGGTTATTTACCTCTATGCTTCTAATGTCCCTCTTGCTTGTTTTCAATAGCTTCTTTTTGcttataatttaatgaaagaggaaaattataaaacaaaaaagtactTTGCATTTGCCATGAACCAACAATCCCAAAAGCTTACCTGTTATGTTCGTTAACAAGCaggaatgattttttatattatattatatctctAAGACACTCCTTCGGACGAGCCTTCTGGGCTCAATGCACGGATAATGCAGAAACCCATTTACCTCGTGCAATATTCAACTTTTTATAAGAATACTAGGATGGAAACAGTATAAGTCAAACTCTAGATCACTTAGTGATTGATTGAGGCTTTGACACCATGTCATGAGCCAAAAATCCCAAAAGTTTGAGCTTTTAGGTAAACACATGAATGGTTTTTACATTATATCATCCTCTAACAGTATTTTCCTATTGCTTTGTTAAGGTAATTttcctaaaaataaattttattttattcttttaggaaACTCGAAGTGCAACTGGGATTTTATCCTCATTCACAATAATTCTCCTAAAAATAGTGAGACAAAATGTACATTCAGTACATCTACCCAAAGACTAGTTCAATGCAAcacaaactaaataaaaatctGATGGAACATTTTAGGCATGTTTTAGCAGCAAAGGTAAAAAAATCCTCTATAAAACTCCAGTACTTACCATGCCATAATCTGTGACAATCATTGAAACATAATCTGAAGGTGTTGCATCATAACTGCCATCAAATTAAAGAGAAGTGCAATGTTAGAGTGAGGCAATGACAATTCGGTTTGGTATCCTATCAATATGAATGCTTACACCAGATTTAAAAGTTGCAGATTTTCAATATTGGCCCAGCCATCCAAGTGTTTTACATCCTCTCTACCCAGTACATTTGAAATGACATCTGGATTGCCTGTAAGAACATCATAGAAACATCAACCTTCTTAGAAACACAATGCAAGAATCTACCGGGGAGTGTAAATAGAATCCTCATCTTATACAACTGTTAAATATACATACCAAGTTCATTTGAGCATATTGAATCCAACTGTACCCGTTCATGAAATTTATAGGCCTCACAACATACTATGACAGGTACACGGAATGCATGAGCAACCATTGCAACACATGCAGTCCCTACTCTTGAATATACTGTTCCATTAGACAAAACTGCTGAAGCACCCAGAAAAACCCGAGTAACTTCATGCATTATGTAGGAAACAGCATTTATATGAGTATATGTACAGCTAAGACCTTTCTCCACAAGCCTGCGAAGTAAGAGTTGCCCTCTAAGCTTTGGACGAGAGTCAACTACGACAACACGAAACTGCTTCCCCAACTCATGTGCATGTAATAGTATCATTTCAACAGCTGATGAGGACCCATATGTTAGAAGAACATCACCATCTCTTATTTTGGTGACAGCATGCTTCACTATCACCTTGTTGGCAAGTATAATCTTTTCACTTATAAAACGCTCAATATCTGACTGGAGAGAAGCTTTTGCTTCTGATTCAGACAAGGTCAAAGGTAGCTTGGCTATATGACTTTTAAGAAACCGAATTGCATTTCCCATGCTGATTGACAGAGGCCGACATTCAATAAGAAATGATACATAACTACTAATTTTTGCTGTCAAGTCTCTCACAAGAGTCTTCTCATGTGGAACCTTGTAGTCTTTGATGGCCTCTTGGAATGCTTGAAGCATTGCAATACAACGAGCATTGCCACCAGCTATATCTCCAGTTAGATATTGCAAACCCACCTGAAATGCCACAAAGGAAGATCATTAAgattttggaaaaaatatttaaaaaggtcTAGGTCACAAAACATATTGACCCAGGTCCTAATCACTGTCCTATTTGTTAAAACACCATAAGCTTTAATTCTGAATTGGCTCACAATGGAGTAACCTTTCAGCAAATGTAGATGGCTAAATGTACTTTACTTTAATTGGGATGCCATTCAGCATAACTTCTTAAGATGTAGTATAACAGTCAATGAAAATGATAATTGCATCGAGAAATTTGCAGATTCCTTTCACTcaacaaatttagaaaatttaaacTATACTATTGCACAAATCAAGTTGTACTTTGTCTTTCTTTTAGTTGCCCCTCCTTCTGTTGGTACTGACACCTACAGAACGAAGGTAGCACTGCATTGTGCATACCATCTGAAATATAACCCATGAGGTCAATATTGAGCCTCTATCGTTGAGTAAAGGATTTAAGTTTGATCAACTAGCAATGACCAATATGATGGCACCTACTGAAAAGAGTGTTCAAATTATTACTGGAAGTGAAATACCTTGATGCATACTGTTTTGAGAAAGTGTTGTTTGGCATTGCAATGCTCAGGGCAAGACATACTATATTAAATATACTACTATAACCTAAAAAATAACTGTAGTATACAAATCAAACAACGAATATATGGAATTGTACAGTAACAAgatgaaataacagaaaaatataaataccttATAAACAGAAGGGTGCACTGGAGAAAGATGGAAAAACTTTGCCTCGAGATCTGGAAGCTGACTCCCATGCTCATATTGTGGCAAATGCCTGAACAACTCAACTCTATTCCTAGCTTCAGTTTGTTTCACCACTGCACGACGTTTAGCTTTCTCCACTCGACTCTTGTCGTCATACTGCATGCGTGGTTGAGGAGCATCTTTCTTTCTATCCTTTTCTGGTGGAATCTCACCTCCCTTCTTTTCAGACGCTGCAACTGCTGCATTATCAACTTTCTGTGCAGGCTTTACAGCTTTAGCTGGTTTTGCATTCATTGTAGCCACAGTTCCAGATGCCTTACTTCCTTCACCTAGTGACATGTTTTTATTACATGTAAATGATTAGCAttatcacaattcacaacaaGTAGAGCAGAAAAGTGGCCCATGAAAGAACACCACAAATTCCCACTTTTAGTCATGTTAAGGTCATTAGAAAACACAACATTTAACAGTCATTCAGACAAAGAATTAGGTATAAATGGGCATaaaggaataaaatgagcaTATAAGCACTTTTAGTCAGATAGCTTAAATGCAGAGTCACAGGACAAACAATTATACACCTTTTGCAGCAGCCTTTGCAGCCCGTTGAGATTCTTGGAGTGCACGTCTTTCAGCTTTTGAGAGTTTGGGTTTCTGCTGCTTTGAACTATTAGGTTGGTCTTTCACTTCCACTGCTGACCCTCCtgctttatttcctttttctttttctaatggGAATTaaggaagaagatgaaaaataaaagggtAACAAAATCAAgccaaaaggaaaataaaaaccagACCATAAACGAAgacaagaaatttaaattgttctCTTGAGATAGACATTCACGTATAAGTTGATAAGAAGCACGTCAAGCCAATTCAAAACTTCAACACACCACACAATTCCAAGTAGAGATTAAAATAACATGCAGTGAAAGATGTATAATATATTCAAtccaaaaatgtgaaaaataaataaataaaacttcaaCTTCTGTTCCATTTCTAGTAAACATAAGTTTCGCTGAAACACTCAAAGGATTTAAACAAATTCCTTTTCATGCCTGCGATGTAATAGTCAAATTGACAAACTCAATAGAGATTCCTTCCCTTCATGAAACACATTACATTACTTCTCAGGAACCTGATCCTATGCACTCTAGGTCCTATCAAAATGAAATATTCATGATTAGCCCGTGCTTTTAAGAACATAGTCTCTCACATGCTACACAAAAGCTCAATTAAGTACGCGCGTGTGTATTTGGATTCATGTTAAAATACTAGCTTACATGATTTTAAGTGAATTTCCACATAGTTCCACATTGAGAAATTGATTATGAGTccagaattgattttgaattgaaaCAATCTTAGGAAACTTTTGCCTTTGATTAAAAATTGTTGTACCAGTATCTTATttgatcttttatcttttatctttggAAGTCATAGTTTCCTTATTTTAGGGGTTGTTACCTTATAAAAGCATGATTAGACAATGTAATTCTTGtgatacaaattaataaaaccaATGCTctttaaactaaaattttgtATGTGCCTATGAAGCACCGACACGGACACGGACACCGGACACGACACGGACATGTGGACACCtgtaatgtccaaaatatagaACGTAATACGGGTGTCATATCGGTATCGGACACTGACACAGACGCTTGTCGGACACCGGACACGCCAAGGGGCTGGAGTGTCCATGCTTCATAGGTATGTGCTCCCCTATTAACTTGCTTTAACAATATAAACATCCAAACGTAAATCACaacacttcaaaatcaatttcacaAAACCTAATTCATTCTAAATCAATTTTGCAAATGCTCACCCAAGTACACCCTATATCACATCCTCCACCATTTCTCATCCAAACCCACTTCAAATTCACAAACCTAGCCACAAATACGAACCTCACCTGGCTCACCAGGAATCCCAAGTGAATCATTCAATAACTTACTTTTACagtaaaaacatccaaacataaCTCACAACACCTCAAAAACATATATTGCAAAAAtctatattattaaaaacaattttgcaaaatttgttgcattcaaaatcaaaattatgcaAATGTCCACCCAAGCACTCCCTAAATCCCTTAAATCAAACTCAAATTCAAGGCATAGTCTCCACCATTTCCCAtccaacaaaaaaacacttcaaatTCAAACCTAGCTAGCCATTGATAAGAACCTCACCAGGAATCCCGAGCGAATCATTTACCACGGAAACCGTAGTCAACTCGCTCGCCGGCACCACAACACTCGCCGCCGCCGCCTTCTTCATCGCCGTCAAGTCGAATCCTCCGCGAGGGAACGATGACGCCGCCACCTTTCCGCCGCCGGCGCCGTTCCCCTTGAAGAACCCTCCCTCGCCGGTGGTGGCGATGATTCTGCTGGAGTACGAAGACGACGGTATCGCGGGAGAGAGCGGGGCGGGGAAGAAGACCGCGCCGTAGTCAAAGGAGTTTCCGCTTCCTCCGGCGGCAGCGGCGGCGGAGAGGGGGGAGGAGGCGGGGCGGGGGGCGTGGAGAAGGAGGTTGTCGGAGAGGTGGCGCGGGGGCGGGATCATGACCGGGGAGAGGGAGCTGGAGATCGGGGGAGAGGAGTGGGTCGGGTCGGGAGGACCCGACTGAGAGCGCTCGGGCGGGGCAAAGAACCCCACTTGGCGGATCTTCGGTATAGGGTCGATCACGGCGCGTGGGGCACGGCGTGAGGGATccatgatgatgaaagaagaataGGGTTTATGTGTGTGACAATCACAGTATGATGAGAGTGTTTATGTTTGTGGAAGGAAAGATGtgaagttttttctttctttcaagaaaatcaGACGGTGAAGGTGGAATTAAAGGGCTATACAAGAAGACAGATAGATTTgtttaatagataatttaattttttttttaattttttcccgtcgtaataaaaatttactatttAAGGTGTGACGTAAGTGTtggtgaaaaatgaaaaaaattattaattttagttttttttagtttttaatctcGAGATGAAACTTGAATGAATAATGACTTTTGTATACGAAAATAGGATTTTTACAATTATGTcgatttttcttttgttctttgcCTAAAAAGTTATATTCTTTTACTCCTTCAAGAccgaaaaatgtattttttttctccctaaAAGGGACGTAAGGTTGCGAACTATTTTACAATGTTTTTAGTTAACAAAacttgatttttgaatttttaaaataaaagcactTTTAGGTGGTTATAAACtgccaagaaaaaataaaacaatagaaaatataaaacaatttaaaaattgaaattcctaAACCCTATAATCAATTCCAAATTCATCATATTAAAATCCAGACCCACCATCATCAACAACCCTTCATCTTTGTTTTCTAGAAATTTCAAAACTCCAAAATCAATCTCAAAGGCAATTTaaccaatttaaaataaaaatctaataacCCCAAAAgcaaattgattattaattgaAGTTATCTTTAGGAAGCAGAGCGCTGAGCAGCCACGCATTGTCCTGTGTTCGAACCGACTTCATCTGCAAAGCATCGTCGCCACACTACTACTCCTCTTCGTCGTCGAACTCGGCTCGAAGCCATGCATGAATTTGCTCGTTGAGATCGATGTGAATCTGGACCTTCACGACCGGAGCAGCATCCTTGCAGTGTTGCACATGGCTCCAAGTCGTGCATATACACTATACACTCCCAAACCtgaaaagaagaacaagaaacCACAGAGATTTCCAAAACCAAAAGCAAAGCGAAGAGGAACtgagacataaaaaaaaaaaagagaacaagaaGAATAAGAAACCCTAGCTCAGCAACGACACTTCAAAACAGCAAAACGAGAGATCCAAAAGGGGATCAGAAGGAAGCAAAGAAGAGGCAAATGAACATGTTTGCTATTAATCGCATCAGAACTATGTTTAAGGGTGAAGATTTTGGAAGATTTTGTAAGGAAAGACAGATTCGGAGGACAAAGGACAAATTAAGGGATTTTTGAAGAATGAATAAGTATTTTGATATCTGTGTAGTCATTTTGCATGTTAGTCTctattgaaatgtaaaaaatagttcATATCTTTACATCCCTACTGTTAAAGTCCAATTTCCTCTGTTAGTTAGTCGATGTAAGCAAACCTATGTGACAAGTCTGAATCCATGTCGGCAAACTCATGTGACAATCTTTGgactgaattgaaaaattatgataaattaggttaaaaaacattcaaaaatgAAGTAAACCCATTTTTCCCCAAAACGTTTTCACTGCCTTACTGCGATTCCATAGGGTTTTTTCACTGTTCGTGCTTCGCTCTTCCCTCGACTGCATTCCCTTCTTTGGTGATTGTGACTCTTTGCGCTTCACACTAAGGTTCGTGGTTGTTTTgcattcattttcatttgcattgttTTTGTGGATTCATTTGGGGTGTTATATGTTGAAGGGTTTTGATATAGCATGGATTCATTGTTACTCTGTTTTATGGtcctttattattttgatttatgatGCTCTGTTTTTATACATGACATTGCATTTTATTGTGTGATGTGCCTATGTTTgagttaggttttttatttcctaatataTGGCAATGTTTGTGGTTTCTGATTGTGTAGAATGGATGGTAATATAACTTTAATATTGCAACATGGAGGAAGATTCACTCCACGTGCCAGCGATGGAAAGGTTGAATATATAGGCGGAGAATTTGATGTTTGGGAGGATATATCTGCAAATTACATGAACACATTTATCCTATATGATCTGGTGAAAAGCATGTAAGAAGTATAGCAATATAGGAGATTgtttttggttgattgataAGGACTTAGATTTTAATCATGGGTTAAGGAGTTGTACAATAGATGGAGATATATTATACTTAGTGAAGGATGCTTTGGAAAATGAGAATGAGATAAACGTTTACTTTCATCATGAAGTAGATCCAATTCCAAAAGAAGTCCCACAGATGTTGTACTTGAAATGTCATCCAATTCCAAAAGTTGTTGAGAATGAGGATGATTTAGATGATGTACCTGTTGATGGCCATGAGGAaggtaaattttaattgatctcTACTTGGTCCAACATGGTTAgcataattttgaataattttggaatttaatgtttataattgattgccttccaaaaaaaaaatgtttataattgattaatataatttatttgtacttgatcacCATTGATGCAGATGTTGGTGGTGGAGAGAAAGGTATTAATGTGGACGTTGGTGGTGGTGAGGAGAAAGATGTTGGTGGTGGTGAGGAGGAAAATGTTGGTAATCCTAACGATGAAGATGACAATGATAAGGATGAGTGGTTTACAAATTTCTCTTTATGAGGCAGGAAGTTGAAGTTGAATTTGAAACAGATGTTATCATTCTGAGGAGCTCAAAAACCCCATTAGcagtgatgatgaagatgaggatgttgaCAAAGTTTATTCTCAATATAATGAAAGTAGTCAAGTTGGTGGAGAAAAGTTGGAATTAGGGATGGAGTTTGGTACTCTGACTGAATTTAAATCTTCCTTGAGAGAGTATAGCATATTCATGGACAGGGAGTTCAAGTGGAAGAAGAATGATAAATAGAGGGCTAGAGGCAAAATGTAAGAAGGCATGTTGTGATTGGGAGATCTACTGTGCAAAGAATGAACTCAGAAACTGTTTTGAAATCAAGTCATTTAAGCATTAGCATAATTGTTGTAGAGAAATGAAGAACAAACAAGCAAATAGAGAGTGGGTGGTCAGCAAACTTAAGGCCAAACTCAGAATCCAGGTAACCCTTAAATGTGTTACCCTTAAATGTGTTGAAGCTTTGGATTATTTCAAGCAAGAGTTTGGAGTTCACATAAAAGTTACAAAGATGTGGAGAGCCATGAAAGAAGCAAAGCACCTAGTAGAAGGGAGTGAGAGGAAACAATATGCCAAAGTATTTGATTATGCACATGAGTTGTTGAGGAGAAATCTTGGGTCAACATTTAAGATCAAGACAGTGCCAAGTCCAAAAGGTCCACCACAATTTTAGAGACTATATATTTGTCTTGTTGGTTGTAAAAAGGGGTTTGTTGCTGAATGTAGACCATTCATAGGTCTAGATGGATGTTTCCTAAAGAGTGCATTTGGAGGAAACTTGCTCTCTGTTGTTGGGATTGATGCCAATAACCACATCTTTGTTATTGCTTATGTTGTGGTGGACGTGGAGAACAAAGACAATTGGAAATAGTTTTTAACTTTGTTGCATGAAGATCTTGGGATTACATACAGAATGGGTGGAATTTCATGTCAGACATGCAAAAGGTATGACATGGTGTGATTTGCAATTATTATCATAAGTTAGGGATTTAATTGCAATTAATGACATAAGTTAGGGACTACTTTGAAATAATTACTAAACTGCTGCATTTTTTCAGGGACTTATCCCAGCTTTACAGGAAGTAATGCATGGTGCACCTCATAGATTTGGTGCCTTGCATCTTTGGAAAAATTTTGCAAAGCAATGGAAAAGCAAGGAACTTAAAGGAATTGTGTGGCAATGTGCAAAGTCAACTAGTCAACTACTGTTGCTAAGTTTGAAGACCATATGGCGCATTTGAAGACAATCAACTGGCAAGCTTGGTCACAAGAAAGTATTTTTATCTCAGCCCAATTTCTTGCAGCactctatttttatatattacaagtGTTATTCATGTTTGGCATTTGCATGTAGTTCCCTGCACCTATTGTTGATGTTCCACCAGTAGCAAGGAATAAGCTAAACATAACAAGACCCAAACAAAAGAACATTTCAGACACATCAACAGTAGACGCACCTGTTGTGGATGGCCCACCAACAACACCATTACTTTTCATGCCAATACCGACCTTCACTGAAAGGAAGGTGATAAAGATCTagtataaaaatgaagaaaagtgaAGACccattttttgttatattttgttattaggaTGTGTAGTTGGAtatgactaatttttattttgttactaGGATTTTGTAGTTGGATATGTTGTGTACTTATCTATTAGGATTTAGTAGTTGGATATTCTAAAAGCTTGAACGATGTAAACATTATGATACTTATCTATGAAAGCTTGACTTATCTATTTTGGTTTATGGTGTGAAAGCTTTATATGGTGTGAAACCTTGCCCTGCTAAACAATTACTTGTAAGTAGCATGCTTTGGTCTGTGAAATGAAATTATGGCTGAGCCATGTTGGTTCTGTGGTTTAGGAAGTGTCAAATGATATTTGCTAGCAGTTCTTTGGACTAGGACCACTGTCAAATGATATTTAGTGCTTTTTCCCCCCTGATTAGTTTTTCAATTTCTCATACATTTGCTACTTCACTAACTTCAACAAGCTATATAGCTGGAATTATGTGCTTTATTACTTGAACACTTCTAATAAATGGGGTTAATGGACAGCCTATTTACTAGGGAACaacaataagaaaaatgttGATGAAGCCAAATCAACTCAAATTTCTATtggttgttaataaaaaatgccAACAAGCATTATAAGCAGAAAATATGGCAATTACTCTATTGTACTGCATCTAAAAGCAATAGACACATTAATGAATGTGTTTagataatgataaataaataaaaataaaattatatttaattgaactGGGTTTAGGTGAATTGATTAAACTACATTTTTTCCCCTTTAATTAGCAAACATCAACGCAATCAACACCAGAGAAGTATAACCAATTATATGATATTTGATCAAGTTGAGCATCATTCTATTGTTCTGCAAAGTAATTCACAGTAAAAGTAGATAGACCTAAATCAAATTTCAAGTGAAAAACTTGAGGAACTGCAAAGTAACTGATAGTAGTAACAAATTTTTTCCTACTACAAATTCTtcagcaaaacaaaaattacaatattaGAAGATGTTACTAcaaatttttcctaaaatacatTCTCCTTAAAACtaacattataattaaaaatgaaaaacctaacaacacaatgtttgttaaatttctcattttcttctgcaAAGCTTCAATTTGTAGCCTCAAATCAGCCACTACCATTGTTTCTCTTGTCAcagaagaaggaatagaaacttggttttcttcttcaacccattgaaaaaattgacaattatcTAGGTCTGTTTGGGGCAATGCACAAGTATAGAATAACCTTCCTGGGTTCCTCCTTATTCTTGCAGTTTGAATAGCTGCACATCTTCCATGGTGGCATTGGCGAATGATTCTAccataaaatgtaaaagaacTCTCACTTGCAAACATGGAGAAAtcaagtgaagaagaagaaccaaGGGTAGAACCTTTACAGACGAGAAAAGCTTTACAAACCCTAATTTGAGGAACACACTTAAGAACAAGGAGGGAATTCAGAGGACAGAAGCTTGATAAACCCTaatttgaggaagaagaagcaagtgaCCAGAAGAAGCTTTATAAACACAGACTTCagtgccacgttggatagtctATGTGGCACTATAATTGCCAACAATGCACC is a window encoding:
- the LOC100775998 gene encoding probable translation initiation factor eIF-2B subunit delta, which encodes MDPSRRAPRAVIDPIPKIRQVGFFAPPERSQSGPPDPTHSSPPISSSLSPVMIPPPRHLSDNLLLHAPRPASSPLSAAAAAGGSGNSFDYGAVFFPAPLSPAIPSSSYSSRIIATTGEGGFFKGNGAGGGKVAASSFPRGGFDLTAMKKAAAASVVVPASELTTVSVVNDSLGIPEKEKGNKAGGSAVEVKDQPNSSKQQKPKLSKAERRALQESQRAAKAAAKGEGSKASGTVATMNAKPAKAVKPAQKVDNAAVAASEKKGGEIPPEKDRKKDAPQPRMQYDDKSRVEKAKRRAVVKQTEARNRVELFRHLPQYEHGSQLPDLEAKFFHLSPVHPSVYKVGLQYLTGDIAGGNARCIAMLQAFQEAIKDYKVPHEKTLVRDLTAKISSYVSFLIECRPLSISMGNAIRFLKSHIAKLPLTLSESEAKASLQSDIERFISEKIILANKVIVKHAVTKIRDGDVLLTYGSSSAVEMILLHAHELGKQFRVVVVDSRPKLRGQLLLRRLVEKGLSCTYTHINAVSYIMHEVTRVFLGASAVLSNGTVYSRVGTACVAMVAHAFRVPVIVCCEAYKFHERVQLDSICSNELGNPDVISNVLGREDVKHLDGWANIENLQLLNLVYDATPSDYVSMIVTDYGMVPPTSVPVIVREYGREQVWI